TTATTATTTACGCCATTCTTAGCCCCGTCAAAGATCGTTAACTAAAAAAAAACGTCAAGACGTCTGTCAAGAATCACGTGTAATATCGGCCGCTAGTGGCATTTTACACTTAACCTTAGCGTTCATCCGATACTGTACGGTCGTCTTCGAATCTGACCAAAAATTCTGATCAATTCACGTCAATGTTGTATTTCCTGTCAAAGAAAAGATCACAAATCTGCATCGATTAATTAGGAGATGGTATCAACGGTGATCGTTAATGTtctacaataaaagaaaagtttgaaaagTTTTCGTAAACGTCGAAATTTGCGTTCGCACTTTCGAACATTGTTTACAAGATAGTGTATCATTTCTAAGTTGTcgaatatatttatttgaatgcTGGTAAAACTTACACCTGGGTGAAATGCCTAAAATAAAAACCAGGCAAGCGAATAGCCTCTGGTTAAGGCAACGCGAATTGGGCATCAAATTTCCCCTGGGACACGCTGATCGTTTTCATAAAACCCTTTATTCTTCAATACAACCTGTAACTTCTTGGGATCATGCATTGTCCGATGCTGCTCACGGTGGAGTTTTCAATCTTGAGTATTCGCCAGATGGGTTAGTATACAGGCATTCTGTATTCCTTAGGCTTGATTCAAATGTTATGCgcattataaatattttaccgTTCATTGGTTTCCAGTTCTCTTCTGTTGGCAGCATGTGAGAAGAAAAGTATTTTAATGTTTGATCCTTTGAGGAGGAGATTAATTCATGCGATTGACAATGCTCATGATGATTGCGTCAATTGTGTTAGGTACGTATAGATCAATTTCCAATCGATAGCACAATCAGTGCTTgtaacaattaattataattttaatttacaacaGGTTTTTAGATCAACGTATGTTTGCAACGTGTTCAGATGACAGTACGGTAGCTCTTTGGGATGCAAGGAATCTGAAACAAAGGATAAGAACATTGCAGGGTCATTCGAACTGGGTTAAGAATATAGAGTATAGTCCCAAAGATAGTTTACTATTAACCAGTGGATTTGACGGTAGCATATATACCTGGGATATTAATAGTTTTACGGAAAATAGTATTCTACACACCCGCGTATTTCATACAAATGGACTAATGCGTACTAGACTTAGTCCGGATGCCAGCAAAATGTTAATAAGTACCACTTCTGGATACCTCATCATCATACACAATCTTAAGTTAAGCACATTAACTCAAGACTTGGCAGGATTTAGAGTGCGTTTATTTCTTAAATCCTTTCTTTTTGTTATACACGCGATGACACGTTATAGAaacatgaattttttatttcagccAAATATGTACCGATTAATGCAGTCGTCTCAAACAACAATACCGAACGTGGCAAATTTCACGCATCTCTTTTCCCATTCTCGTACGCATAACAGAGTAGAATTTTTAACCGATTTCCCTGCCGGTGACGATGCAGAGATAATATCTAGTTTGCAAGTGCATCCTCAAGGATGGTGTGCTTTGTCCAGGAACGTCAGTAGTGCAGAAAAATCTGAGGTGGATTTTACTCATCCTTCAAAGTATTCATTTAAATTCGTACAAATGTTTTAAATGTCACGTTTGTTACAGTGGACTTGTATTCACGACATACAAGAGCGTGACGTATCCGGCACAACGGAGCAGGGtaaagaaggagaagaagccACCCCTCAGTTTAACGAAGTAGCTGTAGACGAATTCGAAGATTTTCCACAACCACAATCCTCGCGTTCAGGTATAACATCGTCGTTCTTAATCGAAAGTCCGAACAATCGTGTCAGGGTAGTTCACACTACGTCCGATGCGAGATCGAATTCGATCGGATCCTCGGACAACGCGCAACCAGTTAGATCATCGAGGAACAATTGGCAACCGACGTCTCGCAGAACATCACGATTGCAGTCGAGAAACTCGCGTTTGGACAGAAACGCATCGAGGACGAATTTTAATACAGTCGAAGCTGGTTCTGGTTCAGGTTTAAGCTCGGATTCACGAGTACCTGTGGATCGAGACGATAGACAGGAGAATAGATACATGTACGGGGCCGAGAATAATGAGAGCATACAAGAGGATGCCTCCAATGATCAAGAGAGAGAGTCGGGTCTGAATTACTGGTTACCAAGACCGAACATACACCTGAACTACCTGAGACCACGCAATATGATAGATGACTTTTCTACCGGCAATATAGAGTTGCATGTAAGTACGACCGACGTGTGGGAAGCACACGTGGCGGTCAGAGAAGCTAGACTCCGAAGGGAAAGACATCGAGTCGCCAGATCGAACAACAATGCCGTGGTTATAATTGGCGATCGGATCAGAGTCCAGAATCGAAACAGGCAAGGTCAACAGACGATGTACGCTATTCCGAGAAATCGTATGATCCATCAGAATACACCTAGGTTAACGCATTACATCGAGGAGCCTAACGTTGGCTCTGGTTACATCAAAGAGTTATGTTTCTCTGCCGATGGCCGATTAATATGTTCGCCGTTCGGCTATGGCGTACGATTGTTAGCGTTCTCTAGCGACTGTTCGGAACTGTCCAATTGTGTACCACCGTTTAACGAGTCTGTACAGTTGCACGAGCTAGCGACGAATGTTAGTCACTCTGGCATCGTGGTCAGTACAAAATTTTCACCTAGGCATTGTTTGCTCGTGTCGGGTTGCCTCGGTGGAAAGATCGTTTGGCATCAGCCGGTGGTTTAGTGAAATCTATTAGCAAAtttatttgttcattttctAAGGATAGTCTTGAAAAGACATATACGACTTGCCGTTATCTCTTCCGTTGTCCTTTGTTTttgcttctttattttctcttttaatcGAACCAGACAGTCTTACAGTGTCTAAACGAAGTTTTctaaataatattctttttgatgaaacttatattttttaacgtGTCTTATGTTCGAGGTATGATTTAACGAGAATCAttgattctttctttctttttttttatgttaaacattttttatcgaAGCACGAGAGATATTTTATACAGAATTACCTTTCAGTAGCAATTTGAAGGAAGAAACAATCATGACGCTATTTTAAGTATCATTTTGGACAATGAATTATCTAATAAGTTGTACGTTCGAGCAGCTTCGATACAGACAATAGATCTTTACAAATAGCAAATCGTTGCAGTAATCATTTTTACGGCCAGAGTACTTTTATTTCCCTTTGTATTGTCGTGGAACACGCGTAGGAACAAGGTGTTTGTTTGAATCATACATCTCAGAAACATTCCGCTTAATTTCAACTGTAAATACTCTTGTAATACAGCGATTTGCGTTTGTAAAAACGGAACAAATTCAGATCGGAAACAATTGTGCGCGTGTATAGTTTTCTATTCTTCGTTGAAACTCGATTGATGCAAATgttacgtttttttttttttagtatcTTGTACATTTTATCTGGCAACGATCGAAAGAGCGGTTCAAGTTTTTTCTCTTAAACTcttgtaaaaattgaaagcgGTGCAATAACATGTTAACAGAAACTCTGTGCTTCTCTGTATTGTTTGCAAGAGTTGTCTACTAAgttgtaaaaataaagaatgaagTGTATTAAACATTACGGAGTGAAATAATCGTTCAAGAAAGATCAACCTCGCTGAAGAACGTGTCTTTTGGCGTTGTCGTTAGTATTCAATTAATTAGCCACGTATCGCGTAATTAGTTGCTAAGTACTCGAAACTTTGACTGATTATCTACCAAATTTGTATCGTTGGCTCATCGAACGGGGCCTTCCAGTGATTGTTATCGAACTGTCGACACGTTTCGTGCCACCTCTCAATTGTATCGTAATGCTTAACGTTCAGTTCATTGCCATTGTTGATTAactttataaatgaaaaaacattATAAGCTAATTAGGGGGCACGAAACGCGTCGATAGCAActagaataatatttaaatgcaCGAAGTTCCAAACGTCTAATCGCTAATATAAGGAATATTTGATGAATTATTCGACAGGCTCGTTTATACAGgttgtttgaaaaaaaaagatgtatCGCCTAGTCGAAAATTGCAAAGAAAACATACTTGTACGGTTACCAATCGAGATACCAAGCTGATATCGAGCCCGAACAGGAGATGTAATTTTCTGAAAGCATCAGAATCGATAACATGTGGATTATTTACCAAATTTTAGCGACTGATTTGCGACTATCTTAAGCGATCGTAAGATTTAGGGACGTTCTTCGACAAGGAGAGCTGTTTGATCATGAAACTCGAGTGTTTCGTGGCGTACCTTAGACTCGTCGAATGGAATTTGTATCGTTAAGCAGATGAGAGATCGTGTAACATATGTAAATACATCGTCGACTTAGAGTATGTAATAACGGTGTATGTAATAACGCGTGTATTACTTTTTAAGATGAAATCGAGCCAAATCGTGGCCAAAAGAGAAGCGGCCAATGTTTTCTGTGGagtttgttaatttttttttcgagaGAGAGACAAGCTTGATTCCACGCTTTGGAGTCTCGATAGTTTgataaaatgtttctttttcgatTCAACTGTAGTATTTCTATCCGAGATATTTTTTAACGAGATCGATCGGCGATCAATCTCGATCCGTCGACGAAATTGAATACAATCGAAACGTTGCTTCGAAACGTTTAACAAGAATTTTTAACGACACATGATCTGCTAGTGCAGCTGAAGATTCGTCAGCGATTTCCTTTTCCATCTTTACCCGGGAAATGCGTGAATGTTCAGGGACAAGCAGTGTATCCTTGCTTACCGCGTTCCAATCGACAATTGTGTTCAAACTAATTAGCTGAACCGGCTGATCGTCGCTCGTAACGTTCTTCTATTACAATTATACGGTCCTGTACAGTAGTTAGTGTGCTGATTGTTTTGTAAGATTTGTttgttttttcctttttttttctatacaataaaatattgcTTAACGTCTGACATGTGTTTTCTTATAATTGTTATGCAATCCATTGTGTAGCAATTAAAATCAGAGTTGTAAGAAGCTGTCCTCGTTGAATTCTCTTCCTGTTAATTGCTTTACCATTTCGGTTGAGTACAATATTGACATCATCCTTCCTTCTAGTTCACCGCACGGAATAAAGAAAGGAACGTGATATCCATTACacaatttattaacaatcaaCTTATGTACAAGTATATATAGTCTAGAGCACAACGTAGTTGTAGCACGTAGAATGATAAGATCCTTCTTTCATGCACCTCGAGACTTAAAACTTActtaggaaaaaaaaaataaatgtaacgaAGGTATATTGTACTCTTATAGAGTCGGAGATCCGATGAGCGTAAATGACACAAACTTTTTTTCCAATACTATTGCTCGTCTTGGAAGCTTCTCTCTCGTACGACAAAGGGACAAAATAATTCATGAATAAATAGCTGAATAAATAAGTAAACCATGGATCGGTATTTTGTGGTTAGTTATATTCCTCTCCCGTGTTATCGCGTCGATTACATTGTCTATTAATCCACAAAGTCACGTACATTTCGCGCTGAAACGTGGCAAACGTGATTAACCTGTTAACCTGAATTCTACTGAAAGACCTATAGAATCTAATAATGCAAATCCTGAAAGATTCTTGCCTTCGGCGATGTTATTACACTTACATCAGAAAGAAAGTACATCCTATTATTCATGGATCATTTA
The genomic region above belongs to Osmia bicornis bicornis chromosome 9, iOsmBic2.1, whole genome shotgun sequence and contains:
- the LOC114875083 gene encoding DDB1- and CUL4-associated factor 10 homolog, producing the protein MPKIKTRQANSLWLRQRELGIKFPLGHADRFHKTLYSSIQPVTSWDHALSDAAHGGVFNLEYSPDGSLLLAACEKKSILMFDPLRRRLIHAIDNAHDDCVNCVRFLDQRMFATCSDDSTVALWDARNLKQRIRTLQGHSNWVKNIEYSPKDSLLLTSGFDGSIYTWDINSFTENSILHTRVFHTNGLMRTRLSPDASKMLISTTSGYLIIIHNLKLSTLTQDLAGFRPNMYRLMQSSQTTIPNVANFTHLFSHSRTHNRVEFLTDFPAGDDAEIISSLQVHPQGWCALSRNVSSAEKSEWTCIHDIQERDVSGTTEQGKEGEEATPQFNEVAVDEFEDFPQPQSSRSGITSSFLIESPNNRVRVVHTTSDARSNSIGSSDNAQPVRSSRNNWQPTSRRTSRLQSRNSRLDRNASRTNFNTVEAGSGSGLSSDSRVPVDRDDRQENRYMYGAENNESIQEDASNDQERESGLNYWLPRPNIHLNYLRPRNMIDDFSTGNIELHVSTTDVWEAHVAVREARLRRERHRVARSNNNAVVIIGDRIRVQNRNRQGQQTMYAIPRNRMIHQNTPRLTHYIEEPNVGSGYIKELCFSADGRLICSPFGYGVRLLAFSSDCSELSNCVPPFNESVQLHELATNVSHSGIVVSTKFSPRHCLLVSGCLGGKIVWHQPVV